The following are encoded in a window of Candidatus Fluviicola riflensis genomic DNA:
- a CDS encoding RNA-binding protein, whose amino-acid sequence MKKLYFFLLIGLPVGSMAQNNCATALPISAGTYTVSAVNGAGFPTVICAPNGNTNVTAGEWYTYTPSANYTVTLTTDLPGSAGVDTRFHVYTGTCGTLVCHSGDDDGGANLLSTATFSAMAGTTYIIAFDNRWSSAGFDFQLIENPYVEPLLPPVEFTATPVGVSGSYSLATVDMNGDYLDDIVTVSGGSIQILYQQAGGGFSTVTYTTTNNGYLPSWSLAVGDIDKNGFNDIVYGDGSGVTFMKANASGTGYTESFTNEYVFSQRTNFSDINGDGHLDAFVCHDVDPNVYYINDGAGNLTYGQGGMGDHTEGGNYGSIWVDYDNDGDSDMFIAKCRGGGSTAAIDELHRNNGDGTFTEVGVAANMANGFHQSWSSAWNDYDNDGWMDALVGASSSAEGTHKLMKNNGDGTFTDVTAGTGWDTNPSLNIEHVSFDFDNDGFTDVLGGGNKIMFNNGDMTFSGVDYDFTNGSIGDLNDDGFLDVRNGGTVYMNDGNANNWIKINLQGVQSNGNGIGARIEIYGAWGKQIRDVRSGDGFRYMNTLNAHFGIGAATEIDSIYIKWPSGKVDHITDPAINEALTVVEGSSPLSLFEVDGKKITLFPNPATESITIDNLSLLDPVSVTVLSNIGNEVMKQDKNNPKLNISTLSSGLYIVIIETTSGERYSQTFIKK is encoded by the coding sequence ATGAAAAAACTGTACTTCTTCTTATTAATCGGGCTTCCGGTTGGTTCAATGGCACAAAACAACTGTGCTACTGCTTTGCCGATAAGTGCGGGAACGTATACTGTTTCGGCAGTAAACGGGGCCGGATTCCCTACGGTGATTTGTGCACCGAATGGTAATACCAATGTCACTGCCGGTGAATGGTATACGTATACACCATCTGCCAATTACACGGTAACGCTCACAACCGATCTCCCGGGTAGTGCGGGTGTTGATACGCGTTTTCATGTGTACACAGGCACATGTGGAACGCTCGTGTGTCATTCGGGTGATGATGACGGTGGAGCAAATTTGTTATCCACTGCTACGTTTAGTGCTATGGCAGGAACTACCTACATCATCGCATTTGATAATCGTTGGTCTTCTGCAGGTTTTGATTTTCAACTAATCGAAAATCCGTATGTAGAACCGCTTTTGCCACCGGTTGAATTTACTGCTACTCCGGTAGGTGTTTCAGGATCTTACAGCCTTGCAACAGTGGATATGAACGGTGATTACCTGGATGATATCGTAACGGTTTCCGGCGGTTCTATCCAGATTTTGTACCAGCAGGCAGGCGGAGGCTTCTCAACAGTTACGTATACAACTACCAACAATGGTTATTTACCAAGCTGGAGTCTTGCAGTTGGGGATATTGATAAAAATGGTTTCAATGACATTGTTTACGGCGACGGAAGCGGTGTAACATTTATGAAAGCCAACGCAAGCGGAACGGGTTATACCGAATCGTTTACAAATGAATATGTTTTCTCACAACGTACAAACTTCTCTGATATCAACGGCGACGGCCATTTGGATGCATTTGTTTGCCATGATGTTGATCCGAATGTTTATTACATCAACGACGGTGCAGGTAACCTGACTTATGGTCAGGGTGGAATGGGCGATCATACTGAAGGTGGAAATTATGGTTCTATTTGGGTCGATTATGACAACGATGGCGATTCTGATATGTTCATCGCCAAATGTCGTGGTGGTGGCTCAACTGCTGCGATCGACGAATTGCACCGCAATAACGGCGACGGTACATTTACCGAAGTAGGTGTGGCGGCCAATATGGCAAACGGATTTCACCAATCCTGGTCATCTGCGTGGAACGATTATGACAACGATGGCTGGATGGATGCTTTAGTAGGCGCCAGTTCATCTGCTGAAGGAACACATAAACTAATGAAAAACAACGGCGACGGTACGTTTACAGATGTTACCGCTGGTACAGGTTGGGATACCAATCCAAGCTTAAATATCGAGCACGTGAGTTTCGATTTCGATAACGACGGCTTTACAGATGTCTTGGGAGGTGGAAACAAAATCATGTTCAACAACGGTGACATGACTTTTTCAGGTGTTGATTACGATTTTACCAATGGTTCTATCGGCGATTTGAACGATGACGGATTCCTGGATGTTCGCAATGGTGGAACAGTTTATATGAACGATGGAAATGCCAACAACTGGATCAAAATCAACCTTCAGGGAGTGCAAAGCAACGGAAACGGAATCGGTGCCCGTATTGAGATCTACGGTGCATGGGGCAAACAAATTCGCGATGTACGTAGTGGTGACGGATTCAGATACATGAATACCCTCAACGCTCATTTCGGAATCGGTGCAGCTACGGAAATTGATTCTATTTATATCAAATGGCCTTCAGGTAAGGTTGATCACATCACCGATCCTGCGATCAACGAAGCATTGACAGTGGTAGAAGGATCAAGCCCACTGAGTTTATTCGAAGTAGACGGTAAGAAAATTACCTTATTCCCGAACCCGGCTACGGAATCAATCACGATTGATAACCTGAGTTTGTTGGATCCGGTAAGTGTTACCGTGCTTTCCAACATCGGAAACGAAGTGATGAAGCAAGACAAAAACAATCCGAAGCTTAATATTTCGACACTGTCAAGTGGTTTGTATATTGTTATCATCGAAACAACATCTGGTGAGCGTTATTCTCAAACGTTTATCAAAAAATAA
- a CDS encoding glycosyl transferase family 2 gives MLTVDSLKVEFSGRTLFSDVSFSVNENDKIALMGKNGAGKSTLLKLLAGTNKPSGGTISAPKDYVVAYLPQHLLTEDNATVFEETSKAFAGIFAMRDEIEALNQQLTSRTDYDSDDYYKIIEKVSELSEKYYSIEEINYEAEVEKVLQGMGFLRSDFTRQTSEFSGGWRMRIELAKILLQKPDLILLDEPTNHMDIESIQWLEDFLINGANAVIVISHDRAFIDAITTRTIEVTMGRIYDYRAKYSDYLELRKDRRQQQQKQYDEQQKFIAETTEFIERFKGTYSKTLQVQSRVKMLEKLEIVEVDEVDNSALRLKFPPAPRAGSYPVTVSELTKKYGDHTVFSEASITIERGEKVAFVGKNGEGKSTMVKAIMGEIDFAGTLELGHNVQIGYFAQNQASLLDESLTVFETIDRIAEGDIRTKIKDLLGAFMFGGDNSTKKVKVLSGGEKTRLAMIKLLLEPVNLLILDEPTNHLDMKTKDIIKDALKSFDGTLILVSHDRDFLDGLVTKVYEFGNQRVKTHFEDINGFLQTKKMENLKEIERKS, from the coding sequence ATGCTTACAGTTGATAGTCTTAAAGTAGAATTTAGTGGCCGAACCCTTTTCAGCGACGTGTCGTTTTCGGTGAATGAAAATGACAAGATTGCCCTCATGGGAAAAAACGGCGCCGGGAAATCAACTTTATTGAAACTACTGGCGGGAACCAATAAACCAAGTGGAGGCACGATTTCGGCCCCGAAAGACTATGTAGTAGCATATTTGCCGCAACACTTGCTCACCGAAGACAACGCAACCGTTTTTGAAGAAACCAGCAAGGCTTTTGCGGGTATTTTTGCCATGCGTGATGAGATTGAAGCATTGAACCAGCAATTGACCTCGCGCACCGATTATGATTCGGATGACTATTACAAGATCATCGAAAAAGTATCGGAACTCAGCGAAAAATATTATTCCATCGAAGAGATCAATTACGAAGCGGAGGTAGAGAAAGTATTACAAGGAATGGGCTTTTTGCGCTCCGATTTTACCCGTCAGACTTCCGAATTCAGCGGTGGATGGCGCATGCGGATCGAACTGGCCAAAATTCTTTTGCAAAAACCCGATCTGATTTTGCTCGATGAGCCGACAAACCACATGGATATTGAATCCATTCAATGGCTCGAGGATTTCCTTATCAACGGTGCCAATGCAGTGATCGTTATTTCGCATGACAGGGCTTTTATCGACGCCATTACAACACGCACAATTGAAGTAACAATGGGTCGTATTTACGACTACCGCGCCAAGTATTCCGATTACCTCGAACTGCGCAAAGACCGCCGTCAGCAGCAACAAAAACAATACGACGAACAACAAAAGTTCATTGCCGAGACCACCGAGTTTATTGAGCGGTTCAAAGGAACGTATTCCAAAACGCTGCAAGTGCAATCGCGGGTGAAAATGCTCGAAAAGCTTGAAATTGTAGAAGTGGATGAGGTTGATAACTCTGCTTTGCGATTGAAATTTCCACCTGCACCACGCGCCGGAAGTTACCCGGTAACAGTGAGTGAGTTGACCAAAAAATACGGAGATCACACAGTTTTCAGTGAGGCTTCCATTACCATCGAACGAGGTGAAAAAGTAGCATTTGTAGGCAAAAACGGCGAAGGAAAATCGACCATGGTGAAAGCCATTATGGGTGAAATCGATTTTGCGGGAACGCTGGAACTCGGCCACAACGTACAAATCGGTTATTTCGCACAAAACCAGGCTTCGCTGTTGGATGAATCACTGACGGTTTTTGAAACCATCGACCGGATTGCCGAGGGTGACATCCGCACCAAAATCAAAGATTTACTGGGCGCATTTATGTTTGGCGGAGACAACAGTACCAAAAAGGTGAAAGTGCTTTCAGGCGGTGAAAAAACGCGCCTGGCAATGATCAAACTCCTGTTGGAACCTGTCAACCTGTTAATTCTCGATGAGCCGACCAATCACCTCGATATGAAAACCAAGGATATCATCAAAGATGCACTCAAAAGCTTCGATGGTACGCTGATCCTGGTTTCTCACGATCGCGATTTCCTTGACGGATTGGTAACCAAGGTCTACGAATTTGGGAACCAACGCGTAAAAACCCACTTTGAGGACATCAATGGTTTCTTGCAAACCAAGAAAATGGAAAACCTGAAGGAAATAGAGCGAAAGTCGTAA
- the rseP gene encoding RIP metalloprotease RseP: protein MMDFWIRAAQLILSLSILIILHEFGHFIPARLFKTRVEKFYLFFDPYFALFKKKIGDTEWGIGWLPLGGYVKISGMVDESMDKEQLAQPPQPWEFRSKPAWQRLIVMLGGVTVNVIVGFVIFIMVLFIWGEEKVDQKKLQHGLAVHPYLEQFGFESGDRVLLVDGVKNEDVQRLGVEMLIFNKRHFTVQHQDGKIEKIVLPEDIGTKMWTNDVEKSAFDLRRFMERVKSVDPKKGTAKRIGIKKGDKIVAINDQEIEYYDQFQSALYHNKGKKVTLTIERKGKTITKETKIGKDGIFGISGDHKYTQDTNAIFTQEYSFGEAFSSGFGWGLKMMYSNVAQFKYVFTAKGANSVGGFGAIGKLFPPSWNWQAFWTLTAFLSMMLAVMNLLPIPALDGGHVMFLLYEIITGRAASQNVMEKAQYVGFFLLIGLLLFANGNDLIKWLFG, encoded by the coding sequence ATAATGGACTTCTGGATTCGCGCTGCGCAACTCATTTTATCACTTTCGATACTGATTATTTTACACGAATTCGGTCATTTTATACCTGCCCGTTTGTTCAAAACACGCGTAGAGAAATTCTACCTGTTTTTTGATCCGTATTTTGCCTTGTTCAAAAAGAAGATCGGTGATACTGAATGGGGAATTGGTTGGTTGCCATTGGGTGGTTACGTCAAGATCTCCGGAATGGTTGATGAATCTATGGACAAAGAACAACTGGCGCAGCCGCCGCAACCGTGGGAATTCCGTTCAAAACCGGCGTGGCAGCGATTGATTGTGATGTTGGGCGGTGTTACGGTAAACGTTATCGTCGGATTCGTGATTTTCATCATGGTCTTGTTCATTTGGGGTGAAGAAAAAGTTGATCAGAAAAAACTGCAACATGGATTGGCGGTTCATCCTTACCTGGAGCAATTCGGGTTTGAGTCGGGTGATCGGGTGTTGTTAGTAGATGGTGTAAAGAATGAGGATGTACAGCGTCTTGGTGTTGAGATGTTGATCTTTAATAAACGTCATTTCACGGTGCAACACCAGGATGGCAAAATTGAAAAAATCGTTCTTCCGGAAGACATTGGCACTAAAATGTGGACAAATGACGTGGAAAAAAGCGCATTCGATTTACGCCGTTTTATGGAGCGAGTAAAGAGTGTTGATCCCAAAAAGGGTACCGCCAAACGTATTGGAATTAAAAAGGGGGATAAAATTGTGGCCATCAACGATCAGGAAATTGAGTACTATGATCAATTCCAATCAGCGTTGTATCATAATAAGGGCAAAAAAGTAACGCTGACGATTGAACGAAAAGGTAAAACGATTACCAAAGAAACCAAGATTGGAAAAGACGGCATTTTTGGAATCTCAGGAGATCATAAATACACACAGGATACAAACGCGATTTTCACCCAGGAATATTCATTCGGTGAAGCGTTCAGTTCCGGTTTCGGCTGGGGACTGAAAATGATGTACAGCAATGTGGCGCAGTTCAAGTATGTATTTACAGCTAAAGGTGCTAATTCAGTTGGTGGATTCGGGGCAATCGGAAAATTGTTTCCCCCTTCCTGGAACTGGCAGGCTTTCTGGACATTGACGGCATTCCTTTCAATGATGCTGGCGGTGATGAACTTATTGCCGATTCCTGCACTGGATGGCGGACACGTGATGTTCCTGTTGTACGAAATCATTACCGGCCGTGCAGCATCGCAAAACGTTATGGAAAAAGCACAGTATGTTGGTTTCTTCTTACTGATCGGACTCTTGCTGTTTGCTAACGGAAATGACCTGATCAAGTGGCTTTTCGGTTAG
- a CDS encoding YebC/PmpR family DNA-binding transcriptional regulator, whose product MGRAFEYRRAAKEKRWDKMSKLFPKLGKAITMAAKESGLDPATNAKLRTAIQNAKAENMPKDNIEAAIKRANQKDIASFTQVDYEGKGPHGVLVYVECATDNPTRTVANVKSYFNKAGGGVVPNGSLEFMFNRKCVFELVKTDTMDAEELELELIDAGCEEIDVTEDRVFIYGDYTAFGTLAKAIEDLGLEVSKSNLQRIPTTPVEFTEEQLTDIEKMLDKIEDDDDIQQVFTNIA is encoded by the coding sequence ATGGGAAGAGCATTTGAATATCGCAGAGCTGCAAAAGAAAAGCGTTGGGACAAGATGTCGAAATTGTTTCCAAAGCTGGGGAAAGCAATTACAATGGCCGCAAAAGAAAGCGGGTTAGATCCTGCTACGAACGCAAAATTGCGAACTGCCATTCAAAATGCGAAGGCTGAAAATATGCCCAAAGACAATATTGAGGCTGCCATCAAACGAGCAAATCAGAAAGACATCGCTTCGTTTACCCAGGTCGATTATGAAGGCAAAGGTCCACACGGCGTATTGGTTTACGTAGAATGCGCAACCGATAATCCGACGCGTACGGTTGCCAATGTGAAATCATACTTCAACAAAGCCGGTGGTGGCGTGGTTCCCAACGGATCATTGGAATTTATGTTCAACCGCAAATGTGTGTTCGAATTGGTGAAAACCGATACCATGGATGCCGAAGAGCTGGAATTGGAACTGATTGATGCCGGTTGCGAGGAAATCGACGTAACGGAAGACCGCGTATTTATTTACGGCGATTATACTGCTTTCGGAACCCTTGCAAAAGCAATCGAGGATTTAGGATTGGAAGTTTCCAAATCGAACTTGCAGCGCATTCCTACCACTCCGGTTGAATTTACCGAAGAACAATTGACAGACATTGAAAAAATGCTCGATAAAATCGAAGATGACGATGATATCCAGCAGGTGTTTACCAACATTGCATAA
- a CDS encoding molecular chaperone DnaJ, whose amino-acid sequence MEFIDYYGILGLAKSATQDEIKKAYRKLARKHHPDLNPNNKEAEKKFKEINEAHEVLSNPENRKKYDQYGKDWKHADAYEEARKQQGQSQSRQSSGQRTQAGQEYSGDFSDFFESMFGGAGRQSGQTRFRGQDIQAELHLKLTDVYKTQQQTLTVNGKNIRLTFPAGIENGQTIKIAGHGVPGINGGPNGDLYITFSIENNTAFKRDGNNLYSTVEIDLYTALLGGDIFVNTFDGKVKLKVAPETQSGSIVKLKGKGFPVYKKEGESGDLYITYTVKLPTGLSAEEKELFLTLKNKRTHENA is encoded by the coding sequence ATGGAATTTATCGATTATTACGGGATTCTGGGACTTGCCAAATCGGCTACCCAGGACGAAATAAAAAAAGCATACCGCAAGCTTGCCCGGAAGCACCATCCCGACCTCAATCCCAATAACAAGGAAGCCGAAAAGAAATTCAAAGAGATCAACGAGGCGCATGAAGTGCTGAGCAATCCCGAAAACCGGAAAAAATATGATCAGTACGGGAAAGACTGGAAACACGCGGATGCCTACGAAGAAGCCCGGAAACAACAAGGTCAATCGCAGTCGCGCCAAAGTTCCGGTCAGCGAACACAAGCAGGACAGGAATACTCCGGCGATTTTTCCGATTTCTTTGAGTCGATGTTTGGCGGAGCAGGACGACAAAGCGGCCAAACGCGGTTCAGAGGACAAGATATTCAGGCAGAATTGCACCTGAAACTGACAGATGTTTACAAAACGCAGCAGCAAACACTAACCGTCAACGGCAAGAATATCCGCCTCACTTTTCCGGCAGGCATCGAAAACGGGCAAACCATCAAAATTGCCGGACATGGGGTACCGGGAATCAATGGCGGTCCGAATGGCGATTTATACATTACCTTTTCCATCGAAAACAACACGGCCTTTAAACGCGACGGTAATAATCTCTACAGCACCGTTGAAATAGACCTCTACACCGCACTTTTGGGTGGCGATATTTTCGTGAATACCTTCGACGGGAAAGTAAAACTGAAAGTAGCCCCTGAAACCCAATCGGGATCAATTGTCAAACTCAAAGGAAAAGGATTTCCGGTTTATAAAAAAGAGGGCGAGTCCGGTGATTTATACATTACGTATACGGTCAAGCTTCCAACCGGACTCTCAGCCGAAGAAAAAGAGTTGTTTTTGACACTAAAAAATAAGAGAACTCATGAAAACGCCTAG